The proteins below come from a single Pradoshia eiseniae genomic window:
- the aroA gene encoding 3-phosphoshikimate 1-carboxyvinyltransferase produces MVKRLEFTHPSLKGKLEVPGDKSISHRAVMFGSVAEGETTISHFLEGEDCLSTIDCFRKLGVNIEQNGTDVKVFGKGFTGLSAPSEVLDVGNSGTSIRLLLGLLAGVPFDLTFTGDESIAKRPMKRVVAPLRQMGAQINGRDDGNLIPLTVKGSALTGIEYELPVASAQVKSAILLAGLQADGETTVIEKERTRDHTEKMIQSFGGHISVDGLRITVRGGQSFKGGHITVPGDISSAAFWLAAGAIVPGSEITIENVGLNPTRTGIIDVLREMGADMDVFVDEKAGLGEEVGTITIRYSKLRGTIIGGDIIPRLIDEIPIIALMATQAKGQTIIKNAEELKVKETNRIDAIATQLGRLGAMITPTDDGLIIEGEQSLHGGKVDSLTDHRIGMTLSIASLLSDGPVELENESAISVSYPSFFDDLERLIN; encoded by the coding sequence CACATCCGTCATTAAAAGGCAAGCTGGAGGTCCCGGGTGATAAATCAATCTCTCATAGGGCCGTTATGTTTGGGTCTGTTGCAGAAGGCGAAACGACAATCAGCCATTTCTTGGAGGGGGAAGATTGTCTAAGCACCATTGATTGCTTCCGTAAGCTTGGGGTAAACATTGAACAAAATGGAACCGATGTGAAGGTATTTGGAAAGGGATTTACCGGGCTTAGCGCTCCGAGTGAGGTCCTTGACGTGGGTAATTCAGGCACATCTATTAGACTTCTGCTCGGTTTATTGGCTGGAGTGCCTTTTGATCTAACTTTCACAGGGGATGAATCTATCGCCAAAAGACCTATGAAACGGGTAGTTGCTCCCCTTCGTCAAATGGGAGCACAAATTAACGGCCGGGATGACGGAAATCTTATCCCGCTGACAGTAAAAGGATCAGCTCTCACAGGAATAGAATATGAACTGCCTGTTGCGAGCGCACAGGTGAAATCAGCGATATTGCTTGCGGGTCTTCAGGCAGACGGCGAGACGACAGTCATCGAAAAGGAGCGGACGCGAGACCATACTGAGAAGATGATTCAATCGTTCGGGGGCCATATTTCTGTTGATGGGCTGCGCATTACGGTGAGAGGCGGCCAATCCTTTAAAGGGGGGCATATCACCGTTCCGGGAGATATTTCGTCAGCTGCCTTTTGGCTTGCGGCTGGAGCCATTGTACCTGGCAGCGAGATTACGATTGAGAATGTTGGTCTAAACCCAACACGTACTGGCATTATTGATGTCTTGCGGGAAATGGGGGCAGATATGGATGTTTTTGTCGATGAGAAGGCAGGTTTGGGAGAGGAAGTTGGGACCATCACCATCCGTTATTCCAAACTGCGAGGGACAATAATCGGAGGAGATATCATTCCAAGGTTAATAGATGAAATCCCCATTATTGCCCTAATGGCCACACAGGCAAAAGGTCAGACAATCATCAAGAATGCCGAGGAATTAAAAGTAAAGGAAACAAATCGGATTGACGCCATTGCTACACAGCTCGGCCGGCTAGGAGCCATGATTACCCCGACGGACGATGGATTGATTATTGAGGGGGAACAATCCCTGCACGGCGGAAAGGTAGACAGTCTCACTGACCATAGGATTGGCATGACGCTGAGTATTGCCTCCTTATTATCGGACGGTCCTGTGGAGCTTGAGAACGAGAGCGCAATCTCCGTCTCATATCCAAGCTTTTTTGATGACCTGGAAAGGTTAATAAACTAA
- a CDS encoding QcrA and Rieske domain-containing protein: MSSQKVSRRQFLNYTLMGVGGFMGAAMVMPMLRFAVDPALKANASGDFINTGLKISEITETPTRVDYKLKVQDGWYEAEETRTAWVYKDEGGDVVALSPVCKHLGCTVNWEGDEKHKNEFYCPCHGGRYEKNGKNIPNTPPIGPLDLYDMQEKDGVLYLGNTKTNEV, from the coding sequence ATGAGCAGCCAAAAAGTTTCAAGACGCCAATTCTTGAATTACACACTCATGGGTGTTGGGGGATTCATGGGTGCGGCAATGGTTATGCCGATGCTGCGGTTTGCGGTCGATCCTGCCTTAAAGGCTAATGCCTCAGGTGACTTTATTAATACAGGCTTAAAAATCAGTGAGATTACGGAAACACCGACTCGCGTCGATTACAAGCTGAAAGTCCAGGATGGCTGGTATGAAGCAGAGGAGACGAGAACAGCGTGGGTTTACAAGGATGAAGGAGGCGACGTTGTCGCTTTATCTCCTGTATGTAAGCACTTAGGCTGTACAGTCAACTGGGAGGGTGATGAGAAGCATAAGAATGAGTTCTATTGCCCTTGTCATGGCGGCCGTTATGAGAAAAACGGTAAGAATATTCCGAATACACCGCCGATCGGTCCGCTTGATTTGTATGATATGCAGGAAAAAGATGGAGTATTGTACTTAGGCAACACAAAAACAAATGAGGTGTAG
- a CDS encoding DUF2487 family protein, translating to MKYQTGDMEMFQRSREYVDTVIIPLNAITFEKGVNQAVASYEYLSLLTYELERELKGRIFLAHPVPYMKESGQEFKNGLLSQWREFYREAGFTYIRFLTTDNKWLSAANQEEILWFPSIQTDKMPKEAIKQVLDDHTEQITELLREAWNTD from the coding sequence ATGAAGTATCAAACGGGTGATATGGAGATGTTTCAGCGTTCTAGGGAATATGTGGATACAGTGATCATTCCATTGAATGCGATTACATTTGAGAAAGGCGTCAACCAGGCTGTGGCATCCTATGAATATCTGAGCCTGCTGACCTATGAGCTTGAGAGAGAGTTGAAGGGAAGAATTTTTCTGGCACATCCAGTTCCCTATATGAAAGAAAGCGGACAAGAGTTCAAGAACGGTCTATTAAGTCAATGGAGAGAATTCTATAGGGAAGCGGGATTCACCTATATTCGATTCCTTACGACGGATAATAAATGGTTAAGCGCTGCGAATCAGGAAGAGATTCTTTGGTTTCCCTCCATTCAGACCGATAAAATGCCTAAAGAGGCGATCAAGCAAGTCTTGGATGATCATACAGAGCAAATTACGGAGCTGTTGAGGGAAGCTTGGAACACTGATTGA
- a CDS encoding ReoY family proteolytic degradation factor encodes MKTPVSVDEKKEFIRWFLNNYQLKRRECVWILNYLMSHDQLMRNVHFVEGAKYCPKGMVMSTHCVDDVPFRFYKSNIMTTDAEKSFHDIRLNREEDIYIQLNFRTAYSSYQYAAVLEENPYLPKNLPGNEQDQHIAESILEESLNRFEEERLLKLIDVSIDERDHAQFTLLSNRLKRLRTKKKSLT; translated from the coding sequence TTGAAAACCCCTGTATCTGTCGATGAGAAAAAAGAATTCATCCGTTGGTTTCTGAATAATTATCAATTAAAGCGGCGCGAATGTGTGTGGATATTGAACTATTTGATGAGTCATGATCAGCTGATGAGGAATGTCCATTTTGTTGAGGGAGCCAAATATTGCCCAAAAGGGATGGTTATGTCCACACATTGTGTGGATGACGTGCCTTTTCGATTCTATAAGAGCAATATCATGACAACTGATGCAGAGAAATCCTTCCATGACATCAGATTAAACCGTGAGGAAGACATTTATATTCAATTGAACTTTCGAACAGCGTATTCTTCCTACCAATATGCAGCTGTCTTGGAGGAAAATCCGTATTTGCCGAAGAATCTGCCTGGGAATGAGCAAGACCAGCATATCGCCGAGAGCATTCTGGAAGAAAGCTTGAATCGTTTTGAGGAAGAGCGGCTGCTGAAATTGATTGACGTGTCGATTGATGAAAGAGACCATGCTCAATTCACCCTATTAAGCAATCGCCTGAAAAGGCTCCGCACAAAGAAAAAATCCCTGACTTAA
- a CDS encoding tetratricopeptide repeat protein, which translates to MNIETIRKKLLQGEWEEAKTHINLIKESQNDEDIFTLAEELASLGFMEEAKELFEELEKRYPEEGEVLFSLAEVSAELGNEEEALLYLEKIENDDPMYPGALLLLGDLYQAMGMEEVSVRKLLEANVILPDEPIVKFALAELYYQQGNFREAVELYTYISQNDSSINGISINKRLALSLVSLGEFEESLPYFNKAEREDNDNDVNLLFEYGFAAFHAGEYVTAIAKFSDLKEMDPAYHSLYMYLAMAYEENKDLQMAIEVAEEGMKEDPFNKEIFLYGAELASKKGDSPKAIKWLSEAIAIDPGYLEAILTLGKLYLHEEQYSEVIDLVSSVREMGEEDPQFDWLMATAYSELEEYEQALSSYREAYQHFMENKEFLHEYGYFLLEDSKFEEARSIFEKLLKDDPSNDEYLDILERI; encoded by the coding sequence ATGAATATTGAAACAATCAGAAAAAAACTTTTGCAAGGTGAATGGGAAGAAGCAAAAACACATATAAATTTAATTAAGGAATCTCAAAACGATGAGGATATTTTTACATTGGCAGAAGAACTAGCTTCTTTAGGTTTTATGGAAGAGGCAAAGGAATTGTTTGAGGAGCTTGAGAAACGGTATCCGGAGGAAGGAGAGGTTCTTTTCTCACTGGCAGAAGTCTCAGCAGAACTGGGCAATGAAGAGGAAGCGCTATTGTATTTGGAGAAAATTGAAAACGATGACCCAATGTATCCAGGGGCATTGCTGCTGCTTGGCGACCTTTATCAGGCAATGGGAATGGAAGAAGTGAGCGTTCGAAAGCTGCTGGAAGCTAATGTTATCCTGCCTGATGAGCCGATTGTGAAATTTGCCTTGGCAGAACTTTATTATCAACAAGGAAATTTCCGTGAAGCCGTAGAATTATATACTTATATTTCTCAAAATGATTCAAGCATTAATGGCATTTCCATTAATAAGCGTTTGGCTTTATCACTCGTATCTCTTGGTGAATTTGAAGAATCACTGCCATATTTTAATAAGGCAGAACGAGAGGACAATGACAATGATGTAAACTTGCTGTTCGAATATGGGTTTGCCGCATTTCATGCCGGTGAATATGTCACGGCTATTGCCAAGTTCAGTGATTTGAAGGAAATGGACCCGGCTTATCATTCCTTGTATATGTATTTAGCAATGGCCTATGAGGAGAATAAAGATCTTCAGATGGCGATTGAAGTGGCTGAAGAGGGAATGAAAGAAGACCCGTTCAATAAAGAAATATTCCTTTATGGAGCAGAATTGGCATCCAAGAAAGGAGATTCTCCAAAAGCGATTAAGTGGCTTTCAGAGGCCATAGCGATCGATCCTGGTTATTTGGAGGCAATCTTGACACTGGGCAAATTATACCTGCATGAGGAACAATATTCAGAGGTTATTGATTTAGTCTCATCTGTGCGTGAAATGGGAGAAGAGGATCCTCAATTTGATTGGTTAATGGCAACGGCCTATTCAGAGCTAGAGGAATATGAGCAAGCCCTCTCGTCCTATCGTGAAGCTTATCAGCATTTCATGGAGAATAAGGAATTCTTGCACGAATATGGTTACTTCTTGCTTGAAGACAGTAAATTTGAGGAAGCTCGATCCATCTTTGAGAAGCTATTGAAGGATGATCCAAGTAATGATGAGTATCTGGATATTTTAGAAAGAATTTAA